Proteins encoded by one window of Antechinus flavipes isolate AdamAnt ecotype Samford, QLD, Australia chromosome 4, AdamAnt_v2, whole genome shotgun sequence:
- the ANKRD40 gene encoding ankyrin repeat domain-containing protein 40 encodes MSAQLEEKEQQERLREAAALGDIHEVQKLVESGVDVNSQNEVNGWTCLHWACKRNHGQVVSYLLNSGADKEILTTKGEMPVQLTSRKDIRKIMGVEDDDDDLPELKKDSELPFIPNYLANPSFPFTYTATPDGSAQLQNGRSSTPPASPPSDHSLPVVPPGETPRLGSFSHDHTSLALVQNGDMSVPSAIFRKPESTKPGPVCQPPVSHNRSLFSPVTPKPPVSLDQQNGTFTGPTPAFQPFFFTGAFPFNMQELVLKVRIQNPSLRENDFIEIELDRQELTYQELLRVSCCELGVNPDQVEKIRKLPNTLLRKDKDVARLQDFQELELVLMISENNFLFRNAASTLTERPCYNRRASKLTY; translated from the exons ATGAGCGCCCAGCTGGAGGAGAAGGAGCAGCAAGAGAGGCTGAGGGAGGCCGCCGCCCTGGGGGACATCCACGAGGTGCAGAAACTGGTGGAGAGCGGGGTGGATGTGAATTCCCAGAATGAGGTCAACGGCTG GACCTGTTTGCACTGGGCATGCAAACGAAATCATGGCCAAGTGGTTTCTTACTTGTTAAACTCAGGAGCTGACAAAGAGATTCTTACTACAAAAGGTGAAATGCCAGTCCAACTGACATCAAGAAaagatatcaggaaaattatGGGAG tggaagatgatgatgatgaccttCCAGAGCTGAAAAAAGATTCAGAACTGCCCTTTATTCCCAATTATTTGGCTAATCCATCGTTCCCTTTTACATATACCGCCACACCAGATGGTTCagctcaactgcaaaatgggagaTCCTCCACACCTCCTGCATCACCCCCGTCTGATCACTCACTTCCTGTGGTGCCACCTGGAGAAACACCCCGACTAGGGTCCTTTTCACATGACCATACCTCCTTGGCATTAGTCCAGAATGGGGATATGTCTGTCCCCTCTGCCATATTTAGAAAACCAGAAAGCACAAAACCTGGTCCAGTCTGTCAGCCACCTGTGAGTCACAATCGCTCCCTGTTCTCTCCTGTCACTCCCAAACCACCGGTGTCTCTGGATCAACAGAATGGGACTTTTACAGGACCAACACCAGCATTCCAGCCATTTTTTTTCACTGGAGCTTTTCCATTTAATATGCAAG agctggtACTCAAGGTAAGAATTCAGAATCCATCTCTTCGAGAAAATGACTTTATTGAAATTGAACTTGATCGACAAGAACTCACCTACCAGGAATTGCTCAGAGTGAGTTGCTGTGAACTGGGGGTTAATCCTGATCAAGTAGAGAAAATCAGAAAGTTACCAAATACTCTGTTAAGAAAG GACAAAGATGTTGCCCGGCTTCAAGATTTCCAAGAGCTGGAACTGGTTCTAATGATAAGTGAAAATAACTTTCTATTCAGAAATGCTGCATCAACACTGACTGAAAGGCCTTGTTATAATAGGAGAGCTTCAAAACTGACTTACTAA